The following proteins come from a genomic window of Nicotiana tomentosiformis chromosome 12, ASM39032v3, whole genome shotgun sequence:
- the LOC138902895 gene encoding uncharacterized protein, whose amino-acid sequence MGEKKIEANDKKVETYNSRVYQIPGAPLILKCLDSKKFVQKPFPPSATPKPIPKKLCMPEIPKYNRTTEPNEHVTSYTCTIKGNNLEDDDIESVLLKKFGETLSKGAMIWYHNFSSNSIDSFAKLVDAFVKAHAGAIKVETRKSDPFKVKQRHNEMLREFVSMFQMEWMDLPVADDWAVQAFTQGLNTRSSLTSQQLKQNMVEYPAVTWDDVHNRYQSKIRVEDDQLGAPSRSVYPIRDSDRSKRDIDHEPRSSRDWYQPYNGDRKGNRPNEAPRLSEYNFNVDVAAIVSVIGRIKDTKWPRPIQSDPA is encoded by the exons atgggagaaaagaagatcgaagccaacgacaagaaggtggagacCTACAACTCCAGGGTCTACCAAATCCCCGGAGCACCACTGATATTGAAATGCCTAGACTCCaaaaagtttgttcaaaaaccttttcctccgagcgcaactccgaagccgatcccaaagaagttatgcatgcctgaaattcctaagtataacAGAACAACTGaaccaaatgaacatgtgacctcgTACACGTGCACCATCAAGGGGAacaacttggaagatgatgatATCGAATCTGTCCTGCtaaaaaagttcggggagaccttatcaaaaggagctatgatatggtatcacaacttttcctccaattctattgactcatttgctaagCTTGTAGATGCTTTTGTAAAAGCGCACGccggagccatcaaggtcgagaccagaaagtcggaccctttcaaggtaaagcagagacataacgagatgctcagggagttcgtgtcaatGTTTCAAATGGAATGGATGGACCTGCCTGtggcagacgattgggccgttcaggccttcacccaaggactcaatactcgaagctcattgacttcgcagcagttgaagcaaaataTGGTAGAATATCCGGCTGTAACTTGGGACGATGTGcacaaccggtaccaatcaaaaattagggtcgaagacgatcagcttggggccccttccAGGTCTGTTTATCCCATTCGAGAtagtgacagatccaaaagagacattgatcatgAACCAAGGTCGAGTAGAGATTGGTATCAACCGTACAACGGTGATCGTAAGGGTAACAG GCCTAATGAAGCGCcgaggttatcggagtacaacttcaacgtcgatgttgCTGCTATCGTGTCTgtcatcggacgcatcaaagacaccaagtggcctcgacctatACAGTCTGATCCAGCCTAA